The Meriones unguiculatus strain TT.TT164.6M chromosome 1, Bangor_MerUng_6.1, whole genome shotgun sequence genome has a segment encoding these proteins:
- the Nmrk1 gene encoding nicotinamide riboside kinase 1 isoform X3 yields the protein MKTFVVGISGVTNGGKTTLAKNLQKHLPNCSIISQDDFFKPESEIDIDENGFLQYDVLEALNMEKMMSAVSCWMENAGHSAGPPALESARGVPILIIEGFLLFNYKPLDTIWSRSYFLTIPYEECKRRRSTRVYEPPDPPGYFDGHVWPMYLKHRQEMNAITWEISHSSGPLVKAIGVVKKCQSILY from the exons ATGAAAACATTTGTCGTTGGAATCAGTGG GGTGACAAATGGTGGGAAAACAACACTGGCAAAGAACTTGCAGAAACACCTTCCCAACTGCAGCATAATATCTCAGGATGACTTCTTCAAG CCAGAGTCTGAGATAGACATAGATGAAAATGGATTTTTGCAGTATGATG TGCTTGAAGCACTTAACATGGAAAAGATGATGTCAGCCGTTTCCTGTTGGATGGAAAACGCAGGACACTCTGCCGGACCACCAGCCTTGGAAAGTGCTCGAGGGGTTCCCATTCTAATTATCGAAGGGTTCCTTCTCTTTAATTATAA GCCGCTGGACACCATATGGAGCAGAAGCTACTTCCTGACCATTCCATATGAAGAatgtaagaggaggaggag TACAAGAGTGTATGAGCCTCCAGACCCTCCAGGGTACTTTGATGGCCACGTGTGGCCCATGTACCTAAAGCACAGACAAGAAATGAATGCCATCACCTGGGAGATTA GTCATAGTTCTGGTCCTTTGGTGAAAGCTATTGGTGTTGTAAAGAAATGCCAAAGCATCCTTTACTAA
- the Nmrk1 gene encoding nicotinamide riboside kinase 1 isoform X1, giving the protein MKTFVVGISGVTNGGKTTLAKNLQKHLPNCSIISQDDFFKPESEIDIDENGFLQYDVLEALNMEKMMSAVSCWMENAGHSAGPPALESARGVPILIIEGFLLFNYKPLDTIWSRSYFLTIPYEECKRRRSTRVYEPPDPPGYFDGHVWPMYLKHRQEMNAITWEIIYLDGTRSEEDLFSQVFEDIKQELEKQNGFITLHNPAQQILHYKNIQS; this is encoded by the exons ATGAAAACATTTGTCGTTGGAATCAGTGG GGTGACAAATGGTGGGAAAACAACACTGGCAAAGAACTTGCAGAAACACCTTCCCAACTGCAGCATAATATCTCAGGATGACTTCTTCAAG CCAGAGTCTGAGATAGACATAGATGAAAATGGATTTTTGCAGTATGATG TGCTTGAAGCACTTAACATGGAAAAGATGATGTCAGCCGTTTCCTGTTGGATGGAAAACGCAGGACACTCTGCCGGACCACCAGCCTTGGAAAGTGCTCGAGGGGTTCCCATTCTAATTATCGAAGGGTTCCTTCTCTTTAATTATAA GCCGCTGGACACCATATGGAGCAGAAGCTACTTCCTGACCATTCCATATGAAGAatgtaagaggaggaggag TACAAGAGTGTATGAGCCTCCAGACCCTCCAGGGTACTTTGATGGCCACGTGTGGCCCATGTACCTAAAGCACAGACAAGAAATGAATGCCATCACCTGGGAGATTA TTTACCTAGATGGAACAAGGTCTGAAGAGGACCTCTTTTCTCAAGTGTTTGAAGATATCAAGCAAGAGTTAGAGAAGCAAAATG GTTTTATCACTTTGCATAATCCTGCTCAGCAAATTCTTCATTATAAGAATATACAGTCATAA
- the Nmrk1 gene encoding nicotinamide riboside kinase 1 isoform X2 — MKTFVVGISGVTNGGKTTLAKNLQKHLPNCSIISQDDFFKPESEIDIDENGFLQYDVLEALNMEKMMSAVSCWMENAGHSAGPPALESARGVPILIIEGFLLFNYKPLDTIWSRSYFLTIPYEECKRRRSTRVYEPPDPPGYFDGHVWPMYLKHRQEMNAITWEIIYLDGTRSEEDLFSQVFEDIKQELEKQNGL; from the exons ATGAAAACATTTGTCGTTGGAATCAGTGG GGTGACAAATGGTGGGAAAACAACACTGGCAAAGAACTTGCAGAAACACCTTCCCAACTGCAGCATAATATCTCAGGATGACTTCTTCAAG CCAGAGTCTGAGATAGACATAGATGAAAATGGATTTTTGCAGTATGATG TGCTTGAAGCACTTAACATGGAAAAGATGATGTCAGCCGTTTCCTGTTGGATGGAAAACGCAGGACACTCTGCCGGACCACCAGCCTTGGAAAGTGCTCGAGGGGTTCCCATTCTAATTATCGAAGGGTTCCTTCTCTTTAATTATAA GCCGCTGGACACCATATGGAGCAGAAGCTACTTCCTGACCATTCCATATGAAGAatgtaagaggaggaggag TACAAGAGTGTATGAGCCTCCAGACCCTCCAGGGTACTTTGATGGCCACGTGTGGCCCATGTACCTAAAGCACAGACAAGAAATGAATGCCATCACCTGGGAGATTA TTTACCTAGATGGAACAAGGTCTGAAGAGGACCTCTTTTCTCAAGTGTTTGAAGATATCAAGCAAGAGTTAGAGAAGCAAAATG gTCTGTGA